Genomic window (Kangiella profundi):
CATAGATTTAGCAGACAACCCCGCTACTGAAGAAGTAGAAACGGCAGAAAAGGCATTGTTATTCATCGGCATGCGTCGAGGCGGTAATAACTACTATGTTTTGGATATTAGTACACCAAATCAGCCTAAATATCTTTTCAAAATCGAAGGCGGAAGTTCTGGATTTGAGACTCTAGGACAAACCTGGTCAACCCCACTTGTTACCAATATCGAAGACGCCAGTCAGCCGAATGGTGTCAGAACTGTGGTGATATTTGGTGGTGGCTACGACACGGCAGTTGATCAGCTCTTTGATCATGATGGAGATGGTAATAAAGATCATGATCTTACAGGGACTGATTTCGATGGTTCTGAGTTTAACGGAACAGTAAGTAAAGGAAATGACGTCTTTATTTATGACATTAACAGTAAATCAGTACTATGGAAGTTGTCTGAAGCATTGCCAACTTTGCATTCGCAGTTATCTGCGGTACCGGCAAATATACGTGCGATTTCGTTAAATAATGACACTACTGTTGACCATTTATACGTCAGTGATGTAGATGGCCAGATATTCCGCTTGGATATTTTTGAAGATGAAACTGATGGCTTTAAAATTACGGGCGGTCAAATTTTTGATGCAAACTATGGTGTCCTAACAGAGAAAGACAAGGCTCGATTCTTCTATGCTCCTTCTGTAGCTTTTATTCCTCGCCCGAATGGTAATTCTTTTGTGGCAGTTGCGGTAGGAACAGGCTATCGACCACATCCTCTGAACACAACAATCCAAGATCATTTCTTTATGCTAAGGGATACGGGAGTACTACAAGAAACCCCTACTTATGACTTAATAACTTTTAAGTCAGGGGAAACTGATGGAGATTTGTTGGATGTAACTGATAAAGTGAATCCAACCAATAGTCCAGATATTGTTGCAGCGCAGGAACCAGCAGATCCTACGGCTGAGGCTAAAGATGGCTGGTACATTAAGATGACCGGTCTTCAGATAGCTACAACGAACCCCGATGGTAGTGTAAGCACTAAGGATTACCAGGGCGAGAAGGTTATTTCAGAAGCTAGAATTCTGTTTGGTAAAATAGTTTTCACCTCCTATGTGCCAACTTATGATTTCGGCACTGTGATCTGCTCACCTGTTGTTGGTAGTGGTAAGTTGTATGGTGTTAATCTCATTGATGGAACTTCATTCTTCGATGAGTTCAACAGAACCATTGATCTAATTAGTGACGGTATCCCACCAATGTTCCAGTTGTTGTACACGAGTGGAGCGAATACTTCAGGCGGTGACGATGCGGCATTTATTGGTCTAGTTGGTAACGAAGTCATAGATGACGCCTTTACTGAGGCGTTAACCAAGGGGTATGATGGAGTTATACGTGTTAACTGGCGGAAGAAACCTGATGATGAGTAAACAGAACACTAAAGCATTTACAATCATCGAACTGATGACAACTGTTGCAATTGTGGCCATTATGGCTGCAATTGCCGTTCCGGGCATGAGAAACCTGATAATGAATAATCGCTTGGTCGGTTTTAGTAACGATATTGTTAGCTCGGTATCAGCGGCTCGTAATGAAGCCATTGGTTCACGTCAGCAGGTAGCTATTGAGCCAAATGGTGGCGATTGGTCTCAGGGCTGGCGAGTTTTCGTCGATGCTAACGATAGTGGTACATTCGATGCTGGTGAGGAAATCGTAAGAGAAATTGAAGCCTATCCAAGCTCTATGAGTGAGAATGCTTCACCAGGTAATAATATTGTTTTTACCTCTAGAGGCATTATGAGTAATCTTGGTGGTTGGGGTACATTGACCATTTGTGATGATCGAGGTGCTGGGCGCTCGATTAATATAGCTGGTGCTGGCAATGTTACTGTGTCTAAAATTGATGTTGGGGGATGTTAACTTTGAAAAGAAATAGAATTAAAGCATTTACCTTAATGGAAGTCATGATTGTGGTTGCCATTGTTGCTATCTTGGCAGCTATTGCGGTGCCGATGTACACTGAGCAGGTCAAAAAGGGCAAGCGAAATGATGCGATGCAAGCACTACTTGCGGCATCTGAAGCAATGGAGAGATATAAAGCTGCAAATTTCTCATACAATGGAGCTGTTCTGGGTGAC
Coding sequences:
- a CDS encoding GspH/FimT family pseudopilin, encoding MMSKQNTKAFTIIELMTTVAIVAIMAAIAVPGMRNLIMNNRLVGFSNDIVSSVSAARNEAIGSRQQVAIEPNGGDWSQGWRVFVDANDSGTFDAGEEIVREIEAYPSSMSENASPGNNIVFTSRGIMSNLGGWGTLTICDDRGAGRSINIAGAGNVTVSKIDVGGC
- a CDS encoding type IV pilin protein, with the protein product MLTLKRNRIKAFTLMEVMIVVAIVAILAAIAVPMYTEQVKKGKRNDAMQALLAASEAMERYKAANFSYNGAVLGDFFNTQVPVDGGAAYYTLSLENLSATTYRIRAADTGSMEGDGDLTINQAGQKTYNGNPNWPD